One segment of Meriones unguiculatus strain TT.TT164.6M chromosome X, Bangor_MerUng_6.1, whole genome shotgun sequence DNA contains the following:
- the Gpr34 gene encoding probable G-protein coupled receptor 34 — MTTTSVDSWPCSSRGMHLEPNYSDRASQNFSGVPNVTSCPMDEKLLSTVLTTFYSVIFIVGLVGNIIALYVFLGIHRKRNSIQIYLLNVAIADLLLIFCLPFRIMYHLNQNKWTLGVILCKVVGTLFYMNMYISIILLGFISLDRYVKINRSIHQRRAITTKQSIYVCCVVWAVALAGFLTMIILTLKKGGHNSTMCFHYRDRHNAKGEAVFNFVLVVMFWLIFLLIILSYIKIGKNLLKISKRRSKFPNSGKYATTARNSFIVLIIFTICFVPYHAFRFIYISSQLNVSSCSWKEIIHKTNEIMLVLSSFNSCLDPVMYFLMSSNIRKIMCQLLFRRFQSEASRSDSTSEFKPGYSLHDLSVTAKMPYSTKSN, encoded by the coding sequence ATGACGACTACTTCAGTTGACAGCTGGCCTTGCTCCTCCCGTGGAATGCACTTGGAACCTAATTACAGTGACCGAGCTTCACAGAATTTTTCAGGAGTGCCAAATGTCACTAGCTGTCCAATGGATGAAAAATTACTATCTACTGTGTTAACAACCTTCTACTCCGTTATATTCATCGTGGGACTGGTTGGAAACATCATTGCCCTCTACGTATTTCTGGGCATCCACCGCAAAAGAAATTCTATTCAAATTTATCTACTTAACGTGGCCATTGCAGACCTTCTACTCATCTTCTGCCTCCCTTTCCGCATAATGTATCACCTCAACCAAAATAAGTGGACACTAGGTGTGATTCTTTGCAAGGTTGTGGGAACACTATTTTACATGAATATGTACATTAGCATTATTTTGCTGGGGTTTATCAGTTTGGATCGCTACGTAAAAATTAATCGGTCTATACATCAACGAAGGGCAATAACTACCAAGCAAAGTATTTATGTTTGCTGTGTAGTATGGGCAGTTGCTCTTGCTGGGTTTCTAACTATGATTATTTTGACGCTGAAGAAGGGAGGGCACAATTCTACAATGTGTTTCCATTACAGAGACAGGCATAATGCAAAGGGAGAAGCAGTTTTTAACTTTGTTCTAGTGGTAATGTtctggcttattttcctattgATTATCCTCTCATATATTAAGATTGGCAAGAACCTACTGAAGATTTCTAAAAGGAGGTCAAAATTTCCTAATTCTGGCAAATATGCCACAACAGCCCGGAATTCCTTTATTGTACTGATCATTTTCACTATTTGCTTTGTGCCTTATCATGCCTTTCGATTCATCTACATTTCTTCACAGCTAAATGTGTCTTCTTGCTCCTGGAAGGAAATTATTCACAAAACCAATGAGATCATGCTGGTTCTCTCCTCTTTCAACAGCTGCTTAGATCCAGTCATGTATTTCCTAATGTCTAGTAATATTCGCAAAATCATGTGTCAACTTCTTTTTCGAAGATTTCAAAGTGAAGCAAGCAGAAGTGATAGTACTTCAGAATTTAAGCCAGGATATTCCCTGCATGATCTATCTGTGACAGCCAAAATGCCATACAGCACTAAGAGTAATTGA